The nucleotide window TTGTGCTACCCGGGCCTGCACGCGCAGTGGATGTATCGCTGGGCGCACCGGCTGTGGCGGTGGCGCGTGCCCATCCTGCCGCGGTTCATCTCGCACCTCGCGCGGTTCCTGACCGGCATCGAGATCCACCCGGGCGCGGTCCTTGGGCGGCGCGTGTTCATTGACCACGGCATGGGCGTGGTGGTGGGCGAGACGTCCGTGATCGGCGACGACTGCCTGATCTACCAGGGGGTGACGCTGGGGGGTACCAGCCTGAGCCAGGGCAAGCGCCATCCCACGCTGGAGGAGCACGTGGTGGTGGGATCGGGAGCGAAGGTGCTGGGCAACATCACGCTGGGCCACCACACGCGCGTGGGCTCCGGCTCGGTGGTGATCAAGTCCACGCCGCCGCGTTCCACGGTGGTGGGCATCCCCGGCCGCGTGCTCGAGGAGTCGAAGGCGGAGGAACAGCGCCCCGGGCACGAACTGGAGCACAACCGCATTCCCGACCCCACCGCGCGGGCCATCACCGCGCTGCACGAG belongs to Candidatus Eisenbacteria bacterium and includes:
- the cysE gene encoding serine O-acetyltransferase produces the protein MLRIVEDIRTIRSKDPAARGALEILLCYPGLHAQWMYRWAHRLWRWRVPILPRFISHLARFLTGIEIHPGAVLGRRVFIDHGMGVVVGETSVIGDDCLIYQGVTLGGTSLSQGKRHPTLEEHVVVGSGAKVLGNITLGHHTRVGSGSVVIKSTPPRSTVVGIPGRVLEESKAEEQRPGHELEHNRIPDPTARAITALHEQLQELGREVAELRQKPVQLTIPEGLTMEQIEEAFRAMSDPLEEPRPVPDRFDQGGGI